Proteins from a genomic interval of Paenibacillus sp. FSL R5-0623:
- a CDS encoding phosphatidylinositol-specific phospholipase C/glycerophosphodiester phosphodiesterase family protein, translating to MKRIAAVLILLIVTVGTLFFAYESESEEQRDGFTAYRLIAHAMGSIRDQPYTNAYEAMIANYEKGTRVFEIDFMLTSDRKAVARHEWTANMSKMLGQDEELSEDKQAGALTHDEFMNTPILGMYQPMDADCIIDVLAEYPDMYIVTDTKEQKDEDIQQVLQSLVDAAKEHDPSVLDRVVVQIYNEPMLETVKEVYAFPSIIYTLYATQDTEAQVVDFVQKNDIDAVTMPEYKVNQNFVAKLNSAGSVTYVHTINDTEQVANYEKWGVYGVYSDVLTEQELDEMNTRFAWKP from the coding sequence ATGAAACGCATTGCCGCCGTGTTAATACTACTGATCGTTACCGTGGGCACACTCTTTTTCGCCTATGAAAGCGAGAGTGAGGAACAACGGGACGGATTTACCGCTTATAGATTAATCGCCCATGCGATGGGCAGCATTCGTGATCAACCATATACCAACGCCTATGAAGCGATGATTGCCAATTACGAGAAAGGCACACGTGTATTTGAGATCGACTTTATGTTAACATCGGATCGCAAAGCCGTAGCCAGACATGAATGGACCGCGAATATGAGCAAAATGCTAGGACAAGACGAAGAACTTTCGGAGGATAAACAGGCCGGGGCGCTGACACATGATGAGTTCATGAATACGCCTATTTTGGGTATGTACCAGCCTATGGATGCCGACTGCATTATAGATGTACTGGCTGAGTACCCGGATATGTATATCGTAACCGACACCAAGGAACAAAAGGACGAGGACATTCAGCAGGTGTTACAGTCCCTGGTGGATGCAGCCAAAGAACATGATCCATCCGTGCTGGATCGGGTGGTTGTACAGATCTATAACGAACCGATGCTTGAAACGGTAAAAGAAGTCTATGCATTCCCTTCCATTATCTATACGTTATATGCCACACAGGATACAGAAGCTCAGGTTGTTGATTTTGTGCAAAAGAATGATATTGATGCCGTGACTATGCCGGAATATAAAGTAAACCAGAATTTCGTGGCCAAGCTGAATAGTGCAGGCTCAGTCACCTACGTGCATACCATCAATGACACTGAACAGGTGGCTAACTATGAGAAATGGGGCGTGTATGGGGTCTACTCGGACGTGCTGACGGAGCAGGAACTGGATGAGATGAATACACGTTTTGCCTGGAAACCGTAA
- a CDS encoding heptaprenylglyceryl phosphate synthase, which translates to MIDMIKQWRHVFKLDPDREITDEELDLVCMSGTDAIIVGGSSGITYDNTVDLMSRVRRYELPCVLEVSDLEAVVPGFDGYLIPMVLNATDSKWMIGHHQQAIERYGYLIPWDLLIAEGYIVLNANSTVARLTGADTDLTTGAAVAYAQAAERLLNLPIVYMEYSGTFGDMELVSETHRQLERAHLIYGGGIDDPEKATRAAQVADTVVVGNIVYSDLNKALETVLAVKGTI; encoded by the coding sequence TTGATAGACATGATTAAGCAGTGGAGACATGTATTTAAGCTTGACCCGGACCGGGAGATTACGGACGAAGAACTTGATCTGGTCTGCATGTCGGGGACCGATGCAATTATCGTCGGCGGATCTTCCGGAATTACCTATGATAACACGGTAGACCTGATGTCCCGTGTGCGTCGTTATGAGTTGCCATGTGTGCTTGAAGTATCCGACCTGGAGGCTGTTGTTCCCGGCTTTGATGGATATCTGATCCCGATGGTCCTAAATGCAACGGACAGCAAATGGATGATTGGGCACCACCAGCAAGCCATAGAGCGTTACGGTTATCTTATCCCTTGGGATCTACTGATTGCCGAAGGTTATATCGTCCTGAATGCAAACTCCACGGTAGCTCGGTTGACTGGTGCAGATACGGATCTGACGACAGGAGCTGCGGTGGCATACGCCCAGGCTGCGGAGCGTCTGCTCAATCTTCCAATTGTATACATGGAGTACAGCGGAACGTTCGGAGATATGGAGCTTGTTAGTGAAACACACAGACAATTGGAGCGGGCACACCTCATCTACGGCGGTGGAATTGATGATCCGGAGAAAGCCACGCGAGCTGCTCAGGTGGCAGATACTGTCGTGGTAGGTAACATTGTGTACAGCGATTTGAATAAGGCACTTGAGACGGTGTTGGCTGTAAAAGGAACCATTTAA
- the rfbD gene encoding dTDP-4-dehydrorhamnose reductase: protein MNYRVMVTGSAGQLGYDVVKTFQAEGHQVLACDKNQMDITDQQQCTDMITTFRPHIIIHCAAYTAVDRAEVDEDTAYAINASGTRNIAVAAEIVKAKLVYISTDYVFDGSGSTPYREYDVTNPQSVYGKSKLAGERLVQSLCAQWFIIRTSWVFGIYGSNFVKTMLALMEKRPQLQVVHDQQGSPTYTVDLARFIHTLSTSEKYGIYHASNSGTCTWYEFAQAIREEAGKQSGFEPTAELMPCTSDQFPRPAPRPAYSVMDHLAIRTNGLEPLRPWREALIAFLKELSVQQKD, encoded by the coding sequence ATGAACTATAGAGTTATGGTGACTGGCTCGGCGGGACAGCTGGGTTATGATGTGGTGAAGACCTTCCAAGCAGAGGGGCATCAAGTACTGGCCTGTGACAAAAACCAGATGGATATTACCGATCAACAGCAGTGCACAGATATGATTACAACGTTCCGACCTCACATCATTATTCACTGCGCCGCTTACACGGCAGTCGATCGGGCCGAGGTAGATGAAGATACAGCATACGCAATCAATGCATCAGGTACTAGAAATATCGCGGTTGCCGCCGAGATAGTGAAAGCAAAACTGGTATATATCAGTACCGATTATGTATTTGATGGGAGCGGGAGTACACCTTACCGAGAGTACGATGTAACCAATCCCCAGAGTGTGTATGGTAAGTCCAAGCTTGCGGGGGAACGACTGGTTCAAAGTTTGTGTGCGCAATGGTTTATCATTCGAACATCATGGGTGTTTGGCATATATGGCAGTAATTTTGTCAAAACCATGCTGGCACTTATGGAGAAGCGTCCTCAACTGCAGGTTGTTCATGACCAACAAGGTTCACCTACCTATACCGTGGATCTTGCCCGATTCATTCATACTCTTTCTACGAGTGAAAAATATGGTATCTATCATGCTTCCAATTCAGGAACTTGCACATGGTACGAGTTTGCACAGGCAATAAGAGAGGAGGCCGGTAAGCAGAGTGGGTTCGAGCCGACAGCCGAACTTATGCCATGCACAAGCGATCAGTTTCCGCGTCCAGCCCCCCGTCCTGCATACTCGGTGATGGATCATCTGGCGATTCGAACGAACGGTCTGGAACCTCTGAGACCTTGGCGTGAGGCGCTGATTGCGTTTTTGAAAGAGTTGAGTGTACAGCAAAAGGACTGA